CGCAGAACTGAAGGAGCGGTTAACTGCCGATCAATACGCGGTAGCCGTCAATAATGACACGGAGCGTGCCTTCAGCAACGATTATTGGGATAACTACGAGCCTGGCCTGTATGTCGATATCGCCACCGGCCAGCCGCTTTTCTCCAGCAAGGATAAATATGATTCCGGTTGCGGGTGGCCCAGCTTCACGAGGCCCATTGCCCCGGAGGTAGTCACCTACGACACGGATACCAGCTTCGGCATGGAACGCACCGAGGTGCGCAGCCAATCCGGCGATATCCACCTGGGTCATGTCTTCGACGATGGTCCTGCGGACCGCGGCGGCAAACGCTACTGCATCAACAGCGCCTCCATCCGCTTCATCCCTCTCGACAAGATGGAAGCAGAGCATTACGGGTATTTAACGGGGCTGGTGGAGTAGATTAAGCGGAATCGTACAGATGAAGCAGCTCCTCTGTTAAAAAGATCGCCCTCCACTGGCTCATAAGCTGAGCCGTGTGGAGGGCGATTCTTGTCTATTTACTTGCGCCGATCAGCGAGCTCAACCGCTCCAGCAGATCACCGCCGCCTGTAACCGAGATGGAGCCGATCCGATCGCATATTTTCTCCAGGAATTCCAGCTCCTTGAGCCGGAACAGCGTCTGGTTCTCATCCATCAGCTTCGCCGTATTCAGCAGGCTGCGCGTCGAGGCTGTCTCTTCCCGGCGGGTGAGCAGGTTGGCCTGGGCTTTTTTCTCAGCGAGCAGTACGGTGTTCAGGATCTCCTTCATGTCTCCCGGCAGAATGACATCCTTCACGCCCGCCCCGAGGAAGCGCACCCCGAACTCTTCTTCCTTCTCCCGGATACGGTCCAGGATGAACGTCGCCACATCCTCCTTCCGCTTCAGCAGATCGTCCAATCTCAGCGTCCCGACATACTCCCGCAGCAAGAGCTGAAGCTGGATGTGAATCTGCTCCTCGAAATCCTTCAGCTCCAGCACACGGTGCGGACTTACGATCCGGTACTGGCAGACGAAGTTCAGGCGCAGCGTAACCTTATCTTCGGTCATCATCTCCTGGCCGAGCAGATCCATCTGCTGCTGTCTCAGATCGACCTTCTTGGTCAGCACCGAGACCGGTCCCTTCCAGAAGTAATATTTCCCCGGCGTAAGCTCCCGCTGAAGCGTATGATCATAGAACAGGAAACCCAGCTCGTGGCTGGCAATTTCGCAGCTCTGCAGGTGCGGCGTAATCCGCGCGATGATCGAGCGGTCGATTCCGGCGGGCAGCTCCGGCACACGGATGTCGGTGTGGACGAAGGTGTGCTTTTTGAGCAGATTCCAGAACGCATACACCCCCGGCTTGAGCACCTGCATGAATTGGCCATCCTCGTAGTGCAGCACCAGCTCATGATCCTGTACCCGAACCACATCCAGCTCCCGCAGCAGCTCATCATCCTGTAAGAACAACTGCAGGTCCTTCCCGCCAGCGCTAAAAGGCTTAGTTATATCCACTACTACCACAGTGTGCTGCGACCAGGAGAAATAACGGTAGGTTCCCGGCAGCAGCCGCTTCACATAACTTCCCTTATGAAAGAGCAGACCGCGCTGGTCCGCTTGAATTGTAATTGGCTTCAACATTGTATGTATTACCCCCTTCATGTGTTGACCAATGGATGACAGAATCCCGCTGCGGACCCGGACGGAATCACGCTTGAGACAGCCGCTCTGCCGGGAGATCCGGGAGGACTCTTGATACCTGAGACTAACCCAACCTTCAGCCAGCCTTCGTTCTCTTCTGTCCTTGCCCCAGTCTCCGCAAGCTTCCCTGCTGCCGGTATCCACGGATTACAAAGCCCTGCCACAGTAGCGCTATGCCAGCCGCCAGGGATTCTGTCCATTGGTTTCGTTACTCTGATTGTGCTTCAATAGTCGCTCGATGGAAATCGAGTAGTGTAACCAACATCGCTGTGAAGGCGATCGGGGAATCGAACCCCTTGTTTGCTCTTACCGAAGTCGGACCGTACAGGATACCGTAACATACATGCCGGTACTGCGGGATCGCCAGAGATCCCCGCCTCGTTACGCCCGCCCGGATAAGAACCGGATGTAGGATGAACGCGCCCGGCGTTATCTACAGGATCTATCATCGCTTAGATCAGGCGGAACGAACATGGCGGAAGTATTACGATGGAAGAATAAATTTCCAGAGGGGGGGAAGAGGCATGGACAACACGCCTGCGGCATCACCAATGTGGTCGGTTTAATACGAAAATAAAAGTACCGGAAAATGCGCAGCAGAACGGGTTTTGACAAAAAAAGACCCACCGCCCCAAAAAAACGTTTCGTTTTTTTTGAAAAAGGGAAGACTATTGGATAGGATTTAATTGCACGCTATATCCTAACTGCTGGATATAGTTCACGTACCTATCTAACGTGTTTTTCTTGGACGTCTCATCGCCTAGTGAGACGTCTATTTCTTGGTATGACCTCTTCTCCCGCATCAGGGCATGGAGGATTCGAATCAGCAAATGCGCGGTGGCGACGTTTGCTTTTTTATCGCCTCTTCTCTTACGTATTCGTCGAAAAAATTGGCCGATCCGGTTCGAGGAGCGAGAGTTCGCCCAAGCCGCCTGACACAAGGCCCCTTTCAGATGCTTGTTCCCTTGCATCGTTTTTGACTTTCTTCGCTTTCCCGCGCTTTCGTTGTTCCCTGGACACACCCCCGCCCATGATGCAAACTGCGCATCACTCGGGAACATTTCCGCGACATGCGGCCCCACTTCGGCAAAGATGGTCACGGCAGACGTCCGCTCAATTCCTGGAATGGAGTCAATTTGTTCAATCACCTCCAGGTACGGTTCTGCCTTCGCCTCGATTCGAGCTTCCAGCTCCGTGATCCTTTTCTCCAAATAGACCAAGTGGTCCCAGTGGTCTCGAATCATCTCGCGGTGATGACGGCGCAACTTGCCATTGAGCGCGTCTAGCAACTGCGGAACTTTCTTTTTCAAACGGGTTTTGACCAGGTTTTTAACGGTCCCTTCGTCGATGACCTCGCCGTCCATGATCTTCTGGAGCAGGCCCCGTCCCGAAACCCCATATAGATCGGACATAAAGGTGGTTAGCTTAATGTTGGCATCCTGCAGGATTTTGTGAATGCGGTTTTTCTCCGCCGTCACCGCCTGCACCATCTTACTCCGGTAACGGGTCAAGTCTCGCAAATCCCGGATGTCTTGTTCGGGCACCATACTGCCTTCAATGAGCCCGCAACGGTGCAATTGCGCTAACCAGCGCGCATCTTGCATGTCACTTTTTCGACCCGGCGTATTCTTTACCCGCTGGGCGTTGGCCAAGACCAGATCACAACTGCCCTCTAAGATGTTCCATACCGGTTTCCATAACACGCCCGTACTCTCCATCACCACCTCCCGACAGCCTTGTTCACTCAGCCAATCTTGCAGGCCTAGCAATTCTTTGGTTGTCGTCCCAAAGGTTTTCAGGTGACATTGGGGTTTCTGTTCGATCGGTCCTTTCAACACGCAGGCCACAACGGTTTCCTGGTGCACGTCCAGACCGGCGCAACACATACGTACAGCATCCATTCCAATCATCCTCCATCGTCAGCTTACAAATCATGCGCTCGAGTGAGTGTAATTTAATACACGTACTTTTGGGGGCTACAATAGGCGATGCTCGAAAAGCGCAATAGAACAGTTTTTCGCACGGGGTGTATCCCAGTAACCGTTTCCGCCCTTTGATTTGTATATGTAGTGTTGACGACTACAGCCTCTTTTAGAATGGATGCGACGGATGCCACCCACTTATTTTCATTCCTGGGGGTGACAAGGTCTCTGTCTTGTCATGCCTGTTTTTCGACCTTATCCCGCCACCGCGGTAGCGTCAAGAAGTTTGTGTAAGAGAGTAGAAGTACCTCCCCGGGGTTACGGCTTGGGGTGTAGTGTTTCTGGGGGGAGGGGGAACCCCGACCCCCAGAAACTGGATTTCTCTGCTATGTCTCTTCCGGTGTGGGCAAAGAGGGATAGCGTGTTTCGAATAGCTCTTTTAGCTTCTTTTTAACGGCATCCATGCCAAAGCCTTGGGCGACCCGCCCTGCATGACGTTCATTGTATTCCAGCATCTCCAGGTACACGATTTTCTCTGCCGCATCCATGTTCGTCAGACTGTTCATCGGTTTCAGACGCTTGCGGATTTCCTTGTTCATCCGTTCGATGGGGTTCGACGTGTAGATCGCTTTACGGATCGATTCCGGATACTTGTAGAACGTCAGGAGTGTGGATAACTGTTCCTCCCAGGACCTCATTTCCTTCGGATATAGCTTGTTCCACTTCGCTTTGACCGTATCAAAGTTAGCCCGGGCTACCACTTCATCCGGTGCGGTATATACGGTTTTCAACGCTTCAAGGACATCAGTTTTGTGCTCCATCCGGATTTTAGGGAACGTGGCCCGCACTTTGTGCACTACGCAATGCTGTACATCTGCCTGAGGATAGGTCTCTTTAAACGCCGCATCCAGCCCCGGTAGTCCGTCAAACACACCCAGCAGGACTTCCTGCGCTCCGCGGTCGTACAGGTCTTTGAGTACCTCCCGCCAGCCATTCGAACTCTCTTGGCCGCCCACGTAAAACCCGAGAATTTGACGCTGTCCCTCCTCGTCAATCCCCATCGCAAAGTAGACCACTTCGCCACGAACCGTGCCCCGTTTCAGCTTCACGTACAGCCCATCCAAGTAGATTACGGAGTACCGTTTGCTCAGGGGCCGTTTCTGCCACTGGTGGATATCGTCTAGCACCGTAGCCGTAATATTGCTGACCGTGGTGGGGGAGTAGTGGCTGCCAAACATACTTTCAATGAACCGGGCCACATCCCGCGTACCCATGCCCGATTTGTACATTTGGATGACGGCCTCTTCTAACCATCCGTCCCGCCGCTGGTACGGCTCAAACATCTGCGTCTGGAAAAGGCTTTGGCGGTCCCGGGGCACCTGAAGATCCTCGATATGGCCGTATTTCGTGTGTAAGTCTCGCGTATAGTAGCCATTGCGACTATTGCTGGCACCGGCTTCTTCACTCTCCATAAACCCCTGGATTTCGGCGCGCAACAGGCGTTCCATGTTGTCTTTCACAAAATCTTTAACAAGTTTTTCAAATAGATTATTCAGAGAACTTTCGGGTAAAATATTCATTGGTAGGGTTCCTCCTTGGTGGTTTCGCAATCCCGAGGATACCCTACTTTTTTGGTGTCTGACTAGACTCCAAATCTTGGTACACAACTTACTTTACGCCATCGCCACCGCACCTCCGCTGCACCGAATGTGGTCGGTTTTTCGACCTTATCCCGCCATCGCGCCTCCGCTGCACCGAATGTGGTCGGTTTTTCGACCTTATCCCGCCATCGCACCTCCGCTGTACCGAATGTGGTCGGTTTTTCGACCATATCTCGCCATCGTGCCTCCGCTGCACCGAATGTGGTCGGTTTTTCGACCTTATCCCGCCATCGCGCCTCCGCTGTACCGAATGTGGTCGGTTTTTCGACCTTATCCGTCTCCGGCCCAGATGACCACACGCAGCCCATTGTGTTCGGTGAAGTCATTCCAGAATATAGTCATCCTGCGCATGCTCCAAGACACTTATCCACATTGGAAGAAAACCGTAATTTCCTAAATTAATGAAAAAAAGCCCAAAGGCAGGTGGGAAGCCTGCTTTTGAGCTTGGTTAGGGATTCGGTTTGTGTATTCCATTCGTAATCCCTGTTGTTCATGTTCGGCATGTTCATTATCGCATTGCTTAATTCCCCATAAAGAAATAGGCCACCCTGGTCAAAGGAGACGGTCTATTTCTGCCTAAACCTATTACCGAGCCACCGCCCTTAAAAGTGGATACTGCTTCGAGAGTAGTGTATCGAGCACGGCTCTCTTTTTCATTATACTTTCTTCTGCCTATTGTACTACTCTCTCTAAACTTCTCATTAGTCTGAGCCTACTCATCCGGGAGATCCACTAGAAGAGTCTGCGCTGTTCGTATATTCAAATATTTCCATACATGGTATAATCGCTGAAGCAATAGAAAGGCTTATATGGGCGGCCGGCTAACTTCCCCGAAGGGAGGTGACGCCTGTGGAGGTATACCAAGCATTGACGCTAATGATTTCATTCGCGACTCTGGTTGTGTTGATTCTCTCTTTCCACAAAAAGAAATAGGCCGCCCCACGCAAAGGTAAGCGTCCTATTTCAATGGATATCCTTTTGAAGCCACCGCCCTTAAAAGCGGCTATTGCTCCGAGAGTCGTGTTAGCGCACGGCTCTCTTTGTATTCTACGTTTTTTCTGCCTTTACTATACCACAAATCAGTTCATAAAGTAAGAAAATGTATGAAGTTATCTACTGAAATACCCATCGTACTCCTTAAGAGCTTCCGGTGACTGCTTATCTCTCCAGGCCGTCCCGAATCTCCATCAGCAGCTTGCCCAGCATATTACCGCCTTGCCCGTCCCCGCCGTCTCCCCAATAGGCATCATTCGAAGTGTGCTCAACAAGGGTACAATCTCCGGTAGATAGCAGGATAGACTTGATTACAGGATGCTGTTCAACCTTGGCCATGAGCGCTTCACGCATCACCTGCACCTTACATTCCTCCCAATCCGGGCGCAGCGGCCGGTTCCGCTCCCGTCCCATCCTGGCGGCGATCATCGGCGTACTGGCGAGACGAATTTCCTCTTCATGCCCGGTTCCTGCGAACTTCTGCGCCTGGAAATAATGCTCCGTTGTCGCCCACTCTTTGCCCTTTAACAGAATCGGATACTTCGCAAAATTAGAAAAGCAGCCATAAGGCTTATCCGTCTCATAGAAACGTATCACACGCGCCTCTGGCTTAGCCGATAACCCTTCCTTTCTATGTTCATCATGCAGCTTCTGGATATGTTCCTGGTTGTCCATGGCAGGCCTGGCCTCCTTGTGTTTATTACTTGATCCTTGAATTGAAAATCACATAATCCGGCGCTGTGGGCACATTAATGGTGAATGACAGTGCACCCGCCTTAGGCGTCTCCTTCGAGGGACCGGGAAGCTGCCGGACGACGGCTTGGCCTTGGCTGTTCACAGCCACGAACTCCAAGCTGGATGCATCCCCGGCAATGACAAACCCGGAAGCGTTAATCACGCTCAGCGCCAGCCGGAAGCCTTTCCCATCAGCAGATTGTGTCAACAGTGTAGGGTAAAAAGGATTATGCTTCTCCCCAGGCACATCTCCAAACGGAGTCACGCTCTGCCACGGCTTGGCCTGCGGCAGCACCGTGTCACCCCGGCCCTGCACTATCAGTACATTGCGGTTAAGCACGTTAGACATGTTCTCCCATTTCAGCTTTTTCAGCCCGGTAAGGATCGGGTTCATCGGCGCAAACAGCACGCCATCCCGCAACTGCGGGGACACTCCCAGCGCTATTTTACTTCCATCTTTGGTTACCGCTGTGGCCTGACCCGCCCGCAGTTTCCCCACACTCTCCCCAAGCAGCGAGATCGTGGAGCTTTTGGTGGCAGCATCATAGGTCAGCTGTGCACCCAACGCACCTGCAAATGCACGAACCGGCACCATTAAATTACCTGCCTGGATATAGGGCGCCAGCTTGCCTGGAAACAGCACATATTGGTTGTTGAGCAGCAGCGGCCTGATCTGATTCCCTACTACCGGTGCAGCCTGCGCGGAAGCCTCCGTGTTTACGAGTGGCAGCAGACCAGCGCATAGCAGCATAATCAGGGTTTTCATAGCTAGCCGCAAGAATGGACGATGGCGTTGATTCATAACTCATCTCTCCTTTTATAGTGAATGAATTGAATGACCTAGAGTCTGCAATCTCCAGATCTCCGTTATATATTCCTAACTTCCACCACCCGACCCAAATCCACATACTCCTCATGATCCAGCTTCACCTTCACTCTACCCTTGCGGCGCTTCTCCCGCCATTCCCGCATCGCTTCCTCCGTCTCCAGCCGAAGCTCGGCAAGCTCCAAAGCACGGTCGAGAATGTATTTGCTGGTATGGAGCACTGTATAGATCCCTTGCCCACCTAACGCGATAGGATCAGCTAACCTCTTCCATTCTTCAATGGTGAACCGGACATACAATTCCTCTTCCGTACCCGGCCTGCAAGGAACCTCGGTAATCTCCTTACGCCGCAGCACCTTCCAATCCGCCACCTTGCCTACCCAGTGAATCCCGGTTTTGGGCGGATCAATGAACTTCTTGCGGGATTGGCACATCGCGATGTATTCGATCTGGGTCAGCAACTTCTGGCTGGCAAGATTCTTAAGCGGTATATGATAAAAAGCGTTCCGCAACGCCACCCCCACCTGCTCCGGCCCCCGCACCGATCCCACCAGCACATTCTTCCCCGCCAGCTTATCGGCATAATACTCCTTCGTGCCGCGCGGGCGTGTGGAGCGTTCGTAGGCCTTTTCCGGGCTGTCGCGGATGATCTCATCCAGGAATTGCTCCACCAGACCTGTGGCATTAGGCAGGAACGGAAAAGCACCAATGTTGAGCAGCTCAATGCTCCGGTAGAACGGGTGGCTCTTGAACCGCTCTTCATCCGTATAAGGGAATAACACATACGCCCCGAACATGCTGCGCTCATACTCCCCGGAGCTCTGCTCCTGATACACAATCGCATCCCGGTAGCGGTGCATCGTGTTGATGTCGTCCTCCTCCGGTCCGGGCTGCTTGTACCTTCTCTCATAGGGCGTGCCTGGATAGGCAGGATTCAAGCGGTACTTGGCGTCAAAAACATACTTGTACTCCTTCACCTGACCCGCATCCTTCTTCTTCAAGGTGAGCACATTATCCGGCCGCTGGCTCAGTGTCGGCGTCTGATCGGTACCCGGAATCGCGTTATAATACAGGATGAATTGCTCCCCGTTCACCGGGTTCTCATAGACCATCCTTGCGCTCTGCGAACGGTCCAGCGTGACGAAGATTCCGCTCCGGTTCACCCGGATGATATTCTGCTTCACCAGCTTATACTTCTGCCCCAGCAGCTGATTCAGCTTCAGGAAGCACCAGTATTCATAGAGCTGCGCGACATCCTTCATGGATAGCCGGAGAAGATCGGTTTGGATCGACAGGCCTTTAAGCAGCATGAGATAGAAGCGGTAGACCTCACGGTACCCAGGAGCCATTTGCAGCACCAATGTTACGGACATCTGCTTCATTACCCCCGCCTCACGCACAAAATCCATCTGCAGCACCCGGTCCATCTGCTTCAGCATGGAATCCAGTCTT
The window above is part of the Paenibacillus sp. FSL H8-0048 genome. Proteins encoded here:
- a CDS encoding NADAR family protein, encoding MDNQEHIQKLHDEHRKEGLSAKPEARVIRFYETDKPYGCFSNFAKYPILLKGKEWATTEHYFQAQKFAGTGHEEEIRLASTPMIAARMGRERNRPLRPDWEECKVQVMREALMAKVEQHPVIKSILLSTGDCTLVEHTSNDAYWGDGGDGQGGNMLGKLLMEIRDGLER
- a CDS encoding IS110 family transposase, with the translated sequence MDAVRMCCAGLDVHQETVVACVLKGPIEQKPQCHLKTFGTTTKELLGLQDWLSEQGCREVVMESTGVLWKPVWNILEGSCDLVLANAQRVKNTPGRKSDMQDARWLAQLHRCGLIEGSMVPEQDIRDLRDLTRYRSKMVQAVTAEKNRIHKILQDANIKLTTFMSDLYGVSGRGLLQKIMDGEVIDEGTVKNLVKTRLKKKVPQLLDALNGKLRRHHREMIRDHWDHLVYLEKRITELEARIEAKAEPYLEVIEQIDSIPGIERTSAVTIFAEVGPHVAEMFPSDAQFASWAGVCPGNNESAGKRRKSKTMQGNKHLKGALCQAAWANSRSSNRIGQFFRRIRKRRGDKKANVATAHLLIRILHALMREKRSYQEIDVSLGDETSKKNTLDRYVNYIQQLGYSVQLNPIQ
- a CDS encoding slipin family protein: MLKPITIQADQRGLLFHKGSYVKRLLPGTYRYFSWSQHTVVVVDITKPFSAGGKDLQLFLQDDELLRELDVVRVQDHELVLHYEDGQFMQVLKPGVYAFWNLLKKHTFVHTDIRVPELPAGIDRSIIARITPHLQSCEIASHELGFLFYDHTLQRELTPGKYYFWKGPVSVLTKKVDLRQQQMDLLGQEMMTEDKVTLRLNFVCQYRIVSPHRVLELKDFEEQIHIQLQLLLREYVGTLRLDDLLKRKEDVATFILDRIREKEEEFGVRFLGAGVKDVILPGDMKEILNTVLLAEKKAQANLLTRREETASTRSLLNTAKLMDENQTLFRLKELEFLEKICDRIGSISVTGGGDLLERLSSLIGASK
- a CDS encoding IS256 family transposase, which codes for MNILPESSLNNLFEKLVKDFVKDNMERLLRAEIQGFMESEEAGASNSRNGYYTRDLHTKYGHIEDLQVPRDRQSLFQTQMFEPYQRRDGWLEEAVIQMYKSGMGTRDVARFIESMFGSHYSPTTVSNITATVLDDIHQWQKRPLSKRYSVIYLDGLYVKLKRGTVRGEVVYFAMGIDEEGQRQILGFYVGGQESSNGWREVLKDLYDRGAQEVLLGVFDGLPGLDAAFKETYPQADVQHCVVHKVRATFPKIRMEHKTDVLEALKTVYTAPDEVVARANFDTVKAKWNKLYPKEMRSWEEQLSTLLTFYKYPESIRKAIYTSNPIERMNKEIRKRLKPMNSLTNMDAAEKIVYLEMLEYNERHAGRVAQGFGMDAVKKKLKELFETRYPSLPTPEET
- a CDS encoding restriction endonuclease-like protein — translated: MDSPHTGSRDQAVELLRVETELFTLYLQGKPYHPTVETLQLHRSSEQEWVEATLGITCSERLGEVQIKVFSPETYGLVEWVPGETAFPCFYETQSYELVVQHKQVESLTFYHENVLLRQAVKPLGDSILAGVLNFRNEVGLTEWELRGAGRVLLRVEMEIFPSKMDYKLDYQNILHEVNAQIYNLAFDFLRRTYQLTGLRETPHQSLTEFFTILQHILRQLLDAVERINKNPHYALLQERRLMDAGRVKQAGKENIRELAKHPERLREDAKHGFLTIGNRSYTATHLMETRRRLAYDTNENRFVRWMLERVRGKLKELKLRWRENSRTSDPLLMARLDSMLKQMDRVLQMDFVREAGVMKQMSVTLVLQMAPGYREVYRFYLMLLKGLSIQTDLLRLSMKDVAQLYEYWCFLKLNQLLGQKYKLVKQNIIRVNRSGIFVTLDRSQSARMVYENPVNGEQFILYYNAIPGTDQTPTLSQRPDNVLTLKKKDAGQVKEYKYVFDAKYRLNPAYPGTPYERRYKQPGPEEDDINTMHRYRDAIVYQEQSSGEYERSMFGAYVLFPYTDEERFKSHPFYRSIELLNIGAFPFLPNATGLVEQFLDEIIRDSPEKAYERSTRPRGTKEYYADKLAGKNVLVGSVRGPEQVGVALRNAFYHIPLKNLASQKLLTQIEYIAMCQSRKKFIDPPKTGIHWVGKVADWKVLRRKEITEVPCRPGTEEELYVRFTIEEWKRLADPIALGGQGIYTVLHTSKYILDRALELAELRLETEEAMREWREKRRKGRVKVKLDHEEYVDLGRVVEVRNI
- a CDS encoding copper amine oxidase N-terminal domain-containing protein; amino-acid sequence: MNQRHRPFLRLAMKTLIMLLCAGLLPLVNTEASAQAAPVVGNQIRPLLLNNQYVLFPGKLAPYIQAGNLMVPVRAFAGALGAQLTYDAATKSSTISLLGESVGKLRAGQATAVTKDGSKIALGVSPQLRDGVLFAPMNPILTGLKKLKWENMSNVLNRNVLIVQGRGDTVLPQAKPWQSVTPFGDVPGEKHNPFYPTLLTQSADGKGFRLALSVINASGFVIAGDASSLEFVAVNSQGQAVVRQLPGPSKETPKAGALSFTINVPTAPDYVIFNSRIK
- a CDS encoding putative holin-like toxin; translation: MEVYQALTLMISFATLVVLILSFHKKK